In Pithys albifrons albifrons isolate INPA30051 chromosome 6, PitAlb_v1, whole genome shotgun sequence, a single genomic region encodes these proteins:
- the LOC139673332 gene encoding tumor necrosis factor receptor superfamily member 10A-like encodes MAARGPAGLRLLLLVMLLKMPGTPAENCKEGEYFHEGRCCMSCPAGTFAAQHCSAPHLRGKCYLCKEGESYTGYENGLDDCLPCRQCKDDQITVRSCTLTHNTECQCKQGYFCADASCEICQRHSKMYPERKEIMRNCNATTGLGCDSPSQGTTALSLVIPIILVVVIVLLFLVFRKMKCDKAASIDKGAERSLKSEGNIESLILPERKTPAHNAMNPKGENSRESQAQISINLEGENTSEEDNPLTEQGTVPCGSWKHCVLRQLRRIAESSLQAKHGQNFAFHQNNLSNGPSSRMPANHVVREPKHQIIVKNLSQKELRVTFEAFIKEVPPKQWRRLMRTHLQDNAIDKIIYNVHNGIDEQCYQMLLVWRNTLGEKQCIIKLLSELKHIDRKAYDNVVNTLKSNNIINKVEATA; translated from the exons ATGGCAGCCCGAGGACCGGCGGggctgcggctgctgctgctg GTTATGCTTCTGAAAATGCCTGGAACCCCAGCAGAGAACTGTAAGGAGGGAGAGTACTTCCATGAAGGACGCTGCTGCATGTCTTGTCCAGCAG GTACTTttgctgcccagcactgcagtgctccACATTTGAGAGGAAAATGTTACCTTTGCAAGGAGGGAGAGAGTTATACTGGCTATGAGAATGGCTTGGACGACTGCTTGCCTTGCAGACAATGCAAAGATG atCAGATAACTGTGAGATCTTGTACCCTGACACATAATACTGAATGCCAGTGCAAGCAAGGGTATTTCTGCGCTGATGCGAGCTGTGAAATATGTCAGAGACACAGTAAAAT GTatccagaaaggaaagaaatcatgCGGAATTGCAATGCTACTACGGGCCTAGGATGTGACTCGCCCAGTCAAG GAACCACAGCTCTTTCTTTGGTTATTCCAATTATTTTGGTAGTTGTTATTGTTTTGCTGTTCTTGGTATTTAGAAAGATGAAGTGTGATAAAG CTGCTTCAATTGATAAAGGTGCAGAGAGGAGTCTG AAGTCTGAGGGCAATATAGAAAGCCTGATTTTGCCAGAAAGGAAGACACCTGCACATAACGCAATGAACCCCAAGGGTGAGAACTCTCGTGAGAGTCAAGCACAAATCAGTATAAACCTGGAAGGAGAAAACACATCAGAAGAAGATAATCCACTTACTGAGCAGGGCACTGTCCCATGTGGGAGCTGGAAGCACTGTGTGCTAAGGCAGCTGAGGAGGATTGCAGAGTCTTCATTACAAGCAAAACATGGCcagaattttgcttttcatcagAATAACCTATCTAATGGTCCAAGTAGTAGAATGCCAGCAAATCATGTG GTACGAGAACCAAAGCATCAAATAATTGTTAAAAATCTCTCTCAAAAAG aactgAGAGTTACCTTTGAGGCCTTTATAAAGGAAGTGCCACCAAAACAGTGGAGGCGGCTTATGAGAACTCATCTGCAGGACAATGCTattgataaaattatttataatgtTCATAATGGTATAGATGAGCAATGCTATCAGATGCTTCTTGTCTGGAGAAACACACTGGGGGAGAAACAATGTATTATTAAGTTACTGAGTGAGTTGAAGCATATAGATAGGAAGGCTTATGATAATGTAGTGAacactttaaaaagtaataacaTTATAAATAAAGTAGAAGCTACAGCTTAA